One genomic segment of Coffea arabica cultivar ET-39 chromosome 6e, Coffea Arabica ET-39 HiFi, whole genome shotgun sequence includes these proteins:
- the LOC113696636 gene encoding uncharacterized protein produces the protein MAWSYFRQILEALQFIHGKDIIHRDLKPNNIFIDDSGTVKIGDFGLALQMDVSSTTNSLPVGAYLYRAPEMKKGDPTYKPTNKVDMYALGLILFQLFCPRQCSERKMLKLRDSPEQVCEKCKVDETAKHLILELLQTDPLKRPSAADLLIGERRSLML, from the coding sequence ATGGCATGGAGTTACTTTCGGCAGATTTTGGAGGCTTTACAGTTCATACACGGCAAAGATATTATTCATCGGGACTTGAAGCCGAATAATATTTTCATAGATGACAGTGGAACAGTGAAAATTGGGGACTTTGGATTAGCTCTGCAAATGGATGTCAGTTCTACCACAAATTCGTTACCAGTTGGTGCGTATCTCTACCGTGCACCTGAAATGAAAAAGGGGGACCCCACCTACAAGCCCACCAACAAGGTGGACATGTATGCCTTGGGGTTGATTCTATTCCAGCTGTTTTGTCCCCGGCAATGTTCTGAGCGCAAAATGTTGAAACTAAGAGATTCGCCTGAGCAAGTTTGTGAAAAGTGTAAGGTGGATGAAACTGCCAAGCACCTGATCTTGGAGCTACTTCAGACAGATCCATTGAAACGGCCTTCTGCTGCAGATCTTCTGATTGGAGAGAGAAGGAGCCTTATGCTTTGA